In a single window of the Allobranchiibius huperziae genome:
- a CDS encoding PPK2 family polyphosphate kinase has protein sequence MGKKAAAKDLATTLEKALRVHQGFVLADRAPASTPGFTKGKKTAVAAQETTAAELDDLQERMYAESTQGGRRNVLLVVQGMDTSGKGGIMRHVVGSLDPQGVTHHAFKKPTREELSHPFLWRVRNALPPAGSVGVFDRSHYEDVLVARVHNLVPPATISRRYGQIDGFEQTLVDNGTTVIKVMLHVSREEQGERLAGRLDRVDKQWKFNPNDVDERGFWPAYQEAYQLVMDKTSTDAAPWYVVPADHKWYARLAVHHLLLHHLRAMDPQWPAPSYDVSEQKARLASS, from the coding sequence ATGGGTAAGAAGGCAGCCGCCAAGGACCTCGCGACGACGTTGGAGAAGGCGCTGCGGGTGCACCAGGGGTTCGTCCTGGCCGACCGTGCGCCTGCATCGACACCGGGCTTCACGAAGGGAAAGAAGACCGCGGTCGCGGCACAGGAAACCACGGCGGCCGAGCTCGACGACCTCCAGGAGCGGATGTACGCCGAGAGCACCCAGGGCGGCCGGCGCAACGTGCTGCTGGTCGTGCAGGGGATGGACACGTCCGGCAAGGGCGGCATCATGCGGCACGTCGTCGGGTCCCTCGACCCGCAGGGCGTCACGCACCACGCGTTCAAGAAGCCGACGCGCGAGGAGCTGAGTCACCCCTTCCTGTGGCGCGTGCGCAACGCGCTCCCGCCGGCGGGCAGCGTGGGTGTCTTCGACCGGTCCCACTACGAGGACGTCCTGGTGGCACGGGTGCACAACCTCGTGCCGCCCGCGACGATCAGTCGTCGATACGGGCAGATCGACGGCTTCGAGCAGACCCTCGTCGACAACGGCACCACCGTGATCAAGGTGATGCTGCACGTCTCGCGCGAGGAGCAGGGTGAGCGTCTCGCCGGGCGACTCGACCGGGTCGACAAGCAGTGGAAGTTCAACCCGAACGATGTCGACGAGCGCGGCTTCTGGCCGGCGTACCAGGAGGCCTACCAGCTCGTCATGGACAAGACCTCGACCGACGCCGCGCCGTGGTACGTCGTGCCGGCGGACCACAAGTGGTACGCGCGCCTCGCGGTGCACCACCTGCTGCTGCACCACCTGCGGGCGATGGACCCCCAGTGGCCGGCGCCGTCGTACGACGTGTCGGAGCAGAAGGCGCGGCTCGCGTCCAGCTGA
- the msrB gene encoding peptide-methionine (R)-S-oxide reductase MsrB, which produces MFGRTTDKSEGTNEKTYPVTKSDAEWREQLSPEEYQVLRKSGTERAFTGEYTDTETTGIYNCRACGIELFRSTGKFHSHCGWPSFYEPSEGDNVELITDRSMGMKRTEVRCANCGSHLGHVFEGEGYDTPTDQRYCINSVSITLQPTS; this is translated from the coding sequence ATGTTCGGTCGCACCACCGACAAGTCCGAAGGCACCAACGAGAAGACCTACCCCGTCACCAAGTCCGACGCGGAATGGCGCGAGCAGCTGTCTCCGGAGGAGTACCAGGTGCTGCGCAAGTCGGGCACCGAGCGCGCGTTCACCGGCGAGTACACCGACACCGAGACGACCGGCATCTACAACTGTCGGGCGTGCGGCATCGAGCTCTTCCGCAGCACGGGCAAGTTCCACAGTCACTGCGGGTGGCCGTCCTTCTACGAGCCGTCCGAGGGCGACAACGTCGAGCTCATCACCGACCGCTCGATGGGCATGAAGCGCACCGAGGTGCGCTGCGCCAACTGCGGTTCGCACCTGGGCCACGTCTTCGAGGGCGAGGGGTACGACACCCCGACCGACCAGCGCTACTGCATCAACTCGGTCAGCATCACCCTGCAGCCGACGTCCTGA
- a CDS encoding dihydrofolate reductase family protein, producing MRVSLIAPGCLDGTVRQLIPSPSAELSDAELVRLYSTEPAQDEPRTHVRLNMVSTVDGAAAGPDGLSGSIGSPADRRVFDVLRAWADVVLIGRGTYAAEQYSALTTPEHLASFRTGPAPHPDLAVLTSTQLLAQPTTPERGAVYSVAGALEEVLARFRRGRMTRVLCEGGPHLASSMLEHGLVDEICTTTTPMTLSGTAIRTLSGPTHRSDLQLLSLVEQDSTLIARWGVGSAG from the coding sequence ATGCGGGTCTCCCTGATCGCTCCCGGTTGCTTGGATGGCACAGTGCGCCAACTCATTCCAAGCCCTTCCGCCGAGCTTAGCGATGCCGAGCTGGTGCGGCTCTACTCCACGGAACCCGCCCAGGACGAGCCGCGGACGCACGTGCGGCTCAACATGGTCTCCACCGTCGACGGCGCCGCTGCCGGTCCGGACGGCCTGTCCGGGTCGATCGGCTCCCCCGCCGACCGACGGGTCTTCGACGTGCTGCGCGCCTGGGCGGACGTCGTCCTCATCGGGCGCGGAACGTATGCAGCAGAGCAGTATTCGGCGCTGACCACCCCGGAACACCTGGCGTCCTTCCGCACCGGCCCCGCACCCCACCCGGACCTTGCCGTGCTGACGTCCACTCAGCTGCTGGCGCAGCCCACGACGCCGGAGCGCGGAGCCGTCTACTCCGTGGCGGGCGCGCTCGAGGAGGTGCTCGCCCGGTTCCGACGGGGCCGGATGACACGGGTGCTCTGCGAAGGCGGTCCGCACCTGGCGAGCTCGATGCTCGAGCACGGGCTCGTCGATGAGATCTGCACGACGACGACGCCGATGACGCTGTCCGGCACCGCGATCCGCACGCTGTCCGGCCCCACTCACCGATCCGACCTGCAACTGCTGTCGCTGGTGGAGCAGGACTCCACGCTCATCGCCCGCTGGGGGGTCGGGAGCGCAGGGTGA
- a CDS encoding ATP-dependent DNA ligase, giving the protein MRLPVNPPVKPMLAKSVPGIPDGASYEPKWDGFRSLVFRDGDEVELGSRNERPMTRYFPELVAAVLKELPERCVVDGEIVIATDHGLDFEALQQRIHPAVSRVTMLSEKTPASFVAFDLLALGDEDLSGRPFEDRRAMLVEALSGAGPSVHVTPATTDPKVAQRWFTEFEGAGLDGVVAKPLDGTYQQDKRVMFKIKHTRTADCVLAGYRWHKTSTQEKPLIGSLLLGLYEDGRLQNVGVVGAFTAKRRAELVEELEPLLLGDGEDHPWQEWSSPAAHEGQRLPGNVSRWNATKDLSFVPLRPERVLEVKYEHMEGTRFRHLAHFIRWRDDRTPESCTYEQLEEPVNFRLTDIVPGLGVAAD; this is encoded by the coding sequence GTGCGACTTCCCGTGAACCCACCCGTCAAGCCGATGCTGGCCAAGTCGGTGCCCGGCATCCCGGACGGCGCGTCGTACGAACCGAAGTGGGACGGGTTCCGCTCGCTGGTCTTCCGGGACGGCGACGAGGTCGAGCTCGGCAGCCGCAACGAGCGGCCGATGACGCGGTACTTCCCGGAGCTGGTGGCAGCGGTGCTGAAGGAGTTGCCGGAGCGCTGCGTGGTCGACGGCGAGATCGTGATCGCGACCGACCACGGCCTGGACTTCGAGGCGCTGCAGCAGCGCATCCATCCGGCGGTGTCGCGAGTGACGATGTTGAGCGAGAAGACGCCGGCGTCGTTCGTGGCGTTCGACCTGCTGGCGCTGGGTGACGAGGACCTGAGCGGCCGCCCCTTCGAGGATCGCCGGGCGATGCTCGTCGAGGCGCTGTCCGGTGCCGGGCCGTCGGTGCACGTCACGCCGGCGACGACCGATCCGAAGGTCGCGCAGCGCTGGTTCACCGAGTTCGAGGGCGCCGGGCTGGACGGGGTCGTCGCGAAGCCGCTGGACGGCACGTATCAGCAGGACAAGCGGGTGATGTTCAAGATCAAGCACACGCGGACCGCCGACTGCGTGCTCGCCGGATATCGCTGGCACAAGACCTCGACGCAGGAGAAGCCGCTCATCGGTTCGCTGCTGCTCGGGTTGTACGAGGACGGTCGCCTGCAGAACGTCGGCGTCGTCGGAGCGTTCACAGCGAAACGGCGTGCGGAGCTGGTCGAGGAGTTGGAACCCCTGCTGCTCGGCGACGGGGAGGACCACCCTTGGCAGGAGTGGTCCAGCCCCGCCGCGCACGAGGGTCAGCGGCTGCCGGGCAACGTGAGCCGCTGGAACGCGACGAAAGATCTGTCGTTCGTCCCCCTGCGTCCCGAGCGGGTGCTCGAGGTGAAGTACGAGCACATGGAGGGCACACGCTTCCGGCATCTCGCGCACTTCATCCGCTGGCGGGATGACCGCACGCCGGAGTCGTGCACCTACGAGCAGCTCGAGGAGCCGGTCAACTTCCGCCTCACCGACATCGTGCCGGGGCTCGGGGTGGCAGCGGACTGA
- a CDS encoding endonuclease/exonuclease/phosphatase family protein, translated as MPRISTSRRTLSAFGTVTLCATAGLALWQPAAHAASGTTIDQIQGAAHVSPLKGQTVQGVAGRVTATSRTGFWMQSMTPDSDPATSEGIFVYTKSVPTVSAGDDVTVAGTVVEFRPGGSGGVGNLSTTELSGVTVTVVSTGNPLPAPVVIGRDRIAPQQTVEQGNPGNVETAGTPFDPSRNALDFDESLEGMRVAELNAKAVGPTAVSYGETPIVPGQNVRAISTPRGGVLYSGYDHPNSMRLILDTALLPTASVPSAANVGDRYAGLTTGVMDYTFGNFHLMATSVGQRRSAGLTREVTARASRSQLAVATFNVENLAPQDPATKFSRLAGQIVTNLRAPDLVALEEIQDNSGATDDGTTDSSATVAKLVAAISAAGGPSYQARWINPQDKTDGGQPGGNIRQVFLFRTDRGLSFVDKSGGSATSSTTVTGKGSRTSISASPGRIDPTNAAWDDSRKPLVGEFRWQGAPVFVIANHFDSKGGDDPLMGRWQQPVRSSENQRHQQATLVRGFVDSLLSANKKANVVVLGDLNDFEFSATADILAGHGGTRLTDLPRTLPKNQRYTYDFEGNSQVLDHILLSPALSEGSAYSYDIVHTNAEFSDQDSDHDPQIVRLHIGG; from the coding sequence ATGCCCCGCATCTCGACCAGCAGACGCACCCTCAGCGCCTTCGGCACCGTCACCCTCTGCGCCACGGCAGGCCTCGCCCTGTGGCAGCCGGCCGCCCACGCCGCATCCGGCACGACCATCGACCAGATCCAGGGCGCGGCGCATGTCTCGCCGCTGAAGGGTCAGACCGTGCAGGGCGTCGCCGGCCGCGTCACGGCCACCAGCCGCACCGGCTTCTGGATGCAGTCGATGACGCCCGACTCCGACCCCGCGACCAGCGAGGGGATCTTCGTCTACACCAAATCCGTGCCCACGGTCAGCGCCGGCGACGACGTCACCGTCGCGGGCACTGTCGTGGAGTTCCGCCCCGGCGGCAGCGGCGGCGTCGGCAACCTCAGCACCACCGAGCTGAGCGGGGTCACCGTCACCGTCGTCAGCACGGGCAACCCGCTGCCCGCCCCCGTCGTCATCGGCCGCGACCGGATCGCGCCGCAGCAGACCGTCGAGCAGGGCAATCCCGGCAACGTCGAGACGGCCGGGACCCCGTTCGACCCGTCCCGCAACGCCCTCGACTTCGATGAGTCCCTGGAGGGCATGCGCGTCGCCGAGCTGAACGCGAAGGCCGTCGGCCCGACCGCCGTGTCGTACGGCGAGACGCCCATCGTCCCCGGGCAGAACGTCCGCGCCATCTCCACCCCGCGCGGCGGAGTCCTCTACTCCGGATACGACCACCCCAACTCGATGCGGCTGATCCTCGACACCGCGCTGCTGCCGACGGCGAGTGTGCCCAGCGCTGCGAACGTCGGCGACCGGTACGCCGGCCTCACCACCGGCGTCATGGACTACACCTTCGGCAACTTCCACCTGATGGCGACCTCGGTGGGCCAGCGGCGCTCCGCCGGCCTCACCCGCGAGGTGACGGCACGCGCCTCCCGCTCCCAGCTCGCGGTCGCGACATTCAACGTGGAGAACCTCGCGCCGCAGGACCCCGCGACCAAGTTCAGCCGGCTCGCCGGCCAGATCGTCACCAACCTGCGCGCCCCCGATCTGGTCGCGCTGGAGGAGATCCAGGACAACAGCGGCGCCACCGACGACGGGACCACCGACTCCTCCGCGACCGTCGCGAAGCTCGTCGCCGCGATCAGCGCTGCGGGCGGCCCGTCGTACCAGGCGCGGTGGATCAACCCGCAGGACAAGACCGACGGCGGCCAGCCGGGCGGCAACATCCGGCAGGTCTTCCTCTTCCGCACCGACCGCGGGCTGTCCTTCGTGGACAAGAGCGGCGGTTCGGCGACCTCGTCGACGACCGTGACCGGGAAGGGCTCTCGCACCTCGATCAGCGCCTCGCCCGGGCGCATCGACCCGACGAATGCCGCGTGGGACGACTCCCGCAAGCCGCTGGTCGGAGAGTTCCGCTGGCAGGGCGCCCCGGTCTTCGTCATCGCCAACCACTTCGATTCCAAGGGTGGCGACGACCCGCTGATGGGCCGCTGGCAGCAGCCGGTCCGCAGCTCGGAGAACCAGCGGCACCAGCAGGCCACCCTCGTCCGTGGTTTCGTCGACAGCCTGTTGTCGGCGAACAAGAAGGCGAACGTCGTCGTGCTGGGCGACCTCAACGACTTCGAGTTCAGCGCGACCGCCGACATCCTGGCCGGTCACGGTGGCACCCGCCTCACGGACCTGCCGCGCACGCTCCCGAAGAACCAGCGCTACACCTACGACTTCGAGGGCAACAGCCAGGTGCTCGACCACATCCTGCTGAGCCCGGCGCTGTCCGAGGGCTCGGCGTACAGCTACGACATCGTGCACACGAACGCGGAGTTCAGCGACCAGGACTCCGACCACGACCCGCAGATCGTCCGGCTGCACATCGGCGGCTGA
- the glgX gene encoding glycogen debranching protein GlgX yields MDIWPGRPYPLGATFDGSGVNFALFSEVATGVTLCLIGEGNEETRYALTEVDGHVWHGYIQGVQPGQRYGYRVEGPFDPAQGHRCNPAKLLLDPYAKAIDGQIDGHESLFSYRFKDPKKFNDDDSLGHTMTSVVINPFFDWGHDRPPQHEYHNSVFYEMHVKGLTMTHPDVPEEIRGTYAAVAHPAIIEHLKELGVTAVELLPVHQFIQDTTLTDQGLSNYWGYNTIGFLAPHNAYAAAGTDGQQVTEFKTMVKALHDADIEVILDVVYNHTAEGNELGPTICFRGIDNSAYYRLVDDAKEHYYDTTGTGNSLLMRHPHVLQLIMDSLRYWVQEMHVDGFRFDLAATLARQFHEVDRLSAFFDIIQQDPVISQVKLIAEPWDLGDGGYQVGNFPPLWTEWNGKYRDTVRDFWRGDGATLGEFASRLTGSSDLYEHSGRRPIASINFVVAHDGFTLRDLVSYNEKHNEANGEGNKDGESNNSSWNCGVEGPTDDPDINALRQQQERNFIATLLLSQGVPMVAHGDELGRTQGGNNNVYCQDNEIAWVDWELDDYDQSLLDFTQQAIALRTAHPTFHRRRFFQGAATRGGASDIGDIIWYSPGGSPMGEEDWTNGYARTLMVFLNGAEIRTPDTVGRDVTDDHFLMLFNAHYEDVDFVVPKDVPDASWSVALRTSPVSAEDAAQTTTYSPGETIALPARSMLVLQSPLG; encoded by the coding sequence ATGGACATTTGGCCCGGCCGCCCATATCCCCTCGGCGCGACCTTCGACGGCAGCGGAGTCAACTTCGCGCTCTTCTCCGAGGTCGCCACGGGGGTGACCCTCTGCCTGATCGGCGAGGGCAACGAAGAGACCCGCTACGCCCTGACCGAGGTCGACGGACACGTCTGGCACGGCTACATCCAGGGCGTGCAGCCCGGCCAGCGCTACGGCTACCGCGTCGAGGGGCCGTTCGACCCCGCGCAGGGGCACCGTTGCAACCCCGCCAAGCTGCTCCTCGACCCGTACGCGAAGGCGATCGACGGCCAGATCGACGGCCACGAGTCGCTCTTCTCCTACCGGTTCAAGGACCCCAAGAAGTTCAACGACGACGACTCCCTGGGTCACACCATGACCTCGGTCGTCATCAACCCGTTCTTCGACTGGGGCCACGACCGCCCGCCGCAGCACGAGTACCACAACAGCGTCTTCTACGAGATGCACGTCAAGGGCCTCACGATGACCCACCCGGACGTGCCCGAGGAGATCCGCGGCACGTACGCGGCCGTCGCGCACCCCGCGATCATCGAGCACCTCAAGGAGCTCGGCGTGACCGCCGTGGAGCTGCTGCCGGTGCACCAGTTCATCCAGGACACCACGCTGACCGACCAGGGGTTGTCCAACTACTGGGGTTACAACACCATCGGCTTCCTGGCGCCGCACAACGCGTACGCCGCAGCGGGCACCGACGGCCAGCAGGTCACCGAGTTCAAGACGATGGTGAAGGCGCTGCACGACGCGGACATCGAGGTCATCCTCGACGTCGTCTACAACCACACCGCCGAGGGCAACGAGCTCGGCCCCACCATCTGCTTCCGCGGCATCGACAACTCGGCGTACTACCGCCTGGTCGACGACGCGAAGGAGCACTACTACGACACCACGGGCACCGGCAACAGCCTGCTGATGCGCCACCCGCACGTACTGCAGCTGATCATGGACTCGCTGCGCTACTGGGTGCAGGAGATGCACGTCGACGGGTTCCGCTTCGACCTCGCCGCGACGCTCGCCCGCCAGTTCCACGAGGTCGACCGCCTGTCGGCGTTCTTCGACATCATCCAGCAGGACCCGGTCATCTCCCAGGTCAAGCTCATCGCCGAGCCCTGGGACCTCGGCGACGGCGGCTACCAGGTCGGCAACTTCCCCCCGCTGTGGACGGAATGGAACGGCAAGTACCGCGACACCGTGCGCGACTTCTGGCGCGGCGACGGCGCGACCCTCGGCGAATTCGCTTCTCGCCTCACCGGTTCCAGCGATCTGTATGAGCACTCCGGGCGTCGTCCGATCGCGTCGATCAACTTCGTGGTCGCCCACGACGGCTTCACGCTGCGGGACCTGGTGTCCTACAACGAGAAGCACAACGAGGCCAACGGCGAGGGCAACAAGGACGGCGAGAGCAACAACAGCTCGTGGAACTGCGGCGTCGAGGGTCCGACCGACGATCCGGACATCAACGCACTGCGCCAGCAGCAGGAGCGCAACTTCATCGCGACCCTGCTGCTCAGCCAGGGCGTGCCGATGGTCGCGCACGGGGACGAGCTCGGACGCACCCAGGGCGGCAACAACAACGTCTACTGCCAGGACAACGAGATCGCCTGGGTCGACTGGGAGTTGGACGACTACGACCAGTCGTTGCTCGATTTCACCCAGCAGGCGATCGCCCTGCGGACGGCCCACCCGACGTTCCACCGACGCCGGTTCTTCCAAGGTGCCGCGACCCGAGGCGGCGCCAGCGACATCGGCGACATCATCTGGTACTCCCCCGGTGGTTCGCCGATGGGCGAGGAGGACTGGACGAACGGCTACGCCCGCACGCTGATGGTCTTCCTGAACGGCGCCGAGATCCGCACCCCCGACACCGTCGGGCGCGATGTCACGGACGACCACTTCCTGATGCTCTTCAACGCCCACTACGAGGACGTCGACTTCGTCGTGCCGAAGGACGTGCCGGACGCGTCGTGGTCGGTCGCGCTGCGTACCTCACCGGTCAGCGCGGAGGACGCCGCGCAGACGACCACCTATTCACCGGGCGAGACGATCGCGCTCCCGGCGCGCTCGATGCTCGTCCTACAGAGCCCGCTCGGCTGA
- the ligD gene encoding non-homologous end-joining DNA ligase, with protein MSASKPVMLEIESPGGEPRTVRLSSPDRVMWPDDGYTKLDLAQYLIAVGESFLRANGDRPVALERFPDGVDGERFFSKNPPRGVPEYARSVTCTYPSGRSHPQLVLDEVATAVWAIQMNTVTFHPWPVRADDNDHPDELRIDLDPQPERSFADVVEAATELRDVLREAGFDPRVKTSGNRGLHIYASIEPTHEFLDVRHGVIGVARELERRMPELVTTAWWKEERGEKIFVDFNQACRDRTIAGAYSPRPLPGAPVSMPVRWEELGDIATKDFTIATVPKLLDDRGDAWAQRGAVGDVRGAVALWDRDVDERGLGEMPFPPDYPKMPGEPPRVQPSRKKMEG; from the coding sequence ATGAGCGCCAGCAAGCCGGTCATGCTCGAGATCGAGTCGCCGGGCGGCGAGCCGCGTACCGTCCGGCTCTCCAGCCCGGACCGGGTGATGTGGCCGGACGACGGCTACACGAAGTTGGATCTGGCGCAGTATCTGATCGCCGTGGGGGAGTCGTTCCTGCGCGCGAACGGCGACCGGCCGGTCGCCCTCGAACGTTTCCCGGACGGGGTCGACGGGGAGCGGTTCTTCTCCAAGAACCCGCCGCGCGGGGTTCCTGAGTACGCACGATCGGTCACCTGCACCTATCCCTCCGGTCGCTCGCACCCGCAGTTGGTGCTCGACGAGGTCGCCACGGCCGTGTGGGCGATCCAGATGAACACCGTCACCTTCCACCCGTGGCCGGTCCGTGCCGACGACAACGACCACCCGGACGAATTGCGCATCGACCTGGACCCGCAGCCCGAGCGGTCGTTCGCCGACGTCGTCGAGGCGGCCACCGAGCTGCGGGACGTGCTGCGGGAGGCGGGTTTCGATCCGCGGGTGAAGACGTCCGGCAACCGGGGCCTGCACATCTACGCGAGCATCGAGCCGACACACGAGTTCCTCGACGTCCGTCACGGCGTCATCGGCGTCGCCCGCGAGCTGGAGCGCCGGATGCCGGAGCTGGTCACCACCGCCTGGTGGAAGGAGGAGCGCGGGGAGAAGATCTTCGTCGACTTCAACCAGGCATGCCGGGACCGCACCATCGCGGGCGCGTACAGCCCGCGGCCGTTGCCCGGGGCGCCCGTGTCAATGCCGGTGCGCTGGGAGGAGTTGGGCGACATCGCCACGAAGGATTTCACCATCGCGACGGTGCCGAAGCTGCTGGACGACCGTGGTGACGCGTGGGCGCAGCGAGGTGCCGTGGGCGACGTACGCGGCGCGGTCGCGTTGTGGGACAGGGACGTCGACGAACGAGGCCTGGGGGAGATGCCCTTCCCGCCGGACTATCCGAAGATGCCGGGCGAGCCACCGCGCGTGCAGCCGTCGCGCAAGAAGATGGAGGGCTGA
- the hemQ gene encoding hydrogen peroxide-dependent heme synthase encodes MTHHDNPQPTTEHAEQINASIRYTMYSVFTVARELPADRDELVGETEQFIKGLDAEGVVVRGMYDVSGLRADADLLVWWHAETIEALQAAYKGFLATPLGRHLDGFWSNVGLHRPAEFNRGHVPAFLAGEPPKRYLCVYPFVRSYDWYLLPEDERRTMLRDHGLAARDFADVRANTVASFALGDYEWLLAFEADELHRIVDLMRALRETEARRHVREELPFFTGPQTSVADFATALR; translated from the coding sequence ATGACGCACCACGACAACCCGCAGCCGACGACCGAGCACGCCGAGCAGATCAACGCCTCGATCCGCTACACGATGTACTCGGTCTTCACGGTCGCCCGCGAGCTGCCCGCGGACCGGGACGAGCTGGTCGGCGAGACCGAGCAGTTCATCAAGGGGCTGGACGCCGAGGGAGTGGTCGTCCGCGGCATGTACGACGTGTCCGGGCTGCGCGCCGACGCCGACCTGCTGGTGTGGTGGCACGCCGAGACCATCGAGGCGCTGCAGGCGGCGTACAAGGGCTTCCTCGCGACGCCGCTCGGGCGGCACCTGGACGGGTTCTGGTCCAATGTCGGGCTGCACCGGCCCGCGGAGTTCAACCGGGGGCACGTGCCGGCGTTCCTGGCGGGCGAGCCGCCCAAGCGGTACCTGTGCGTCTACCCGTTCGTGCGTTCCTACGACTGGTACCTGCTGCCGGAGGACGAGCGCCGCACGATGCTGCGCGATCACGGTCTGGCCGCCCGCGACTTCGCCGACGTGCGCGCGAACACCGTCGCGTCGTTCGCGCTCGGCGACTACGAGTGGTTGCTGGCGTTCGAGGCGGACGAGCTGCACCGGATCGTGGACCTCATGCGTGCCCTTCGCGAGACCGAGGCGCGCCGGCACGTGCGCGAGGAGCTGCCGTTCTTCACCGGCCCGCAGACGAGCGTCGCCGACTTCGCGACCGCCCTACGCTGA
- a CDS encoding alpha/beta fold hydrolase: MSHVIRRTATAGAVGVTVAGASLVGLGGYFVRQILTPAKTVAEDETVLAVDADTVTLRRTPASASPGRYSLYWQSFSGHARIGEILHEDDESVTREVLAVDFGRLTPGPARFSSYFYPAPSVEDGTKLQEMTYDGPLGTMPGWVSEPAQPQDDVWAVLVHGRGAFRAEALRAVPLLHDLGLAILVPGYRNDVDTPPNADGRYHLGLSEWRDIEASLAYAVERGAQRIVLFGWSMGGAIVLQLLDHSAYADKVVGVVLDAPVVSWRQVIDSHAAAHRLPLALSHAAQRLVGQSWSKSFGGVSMPLSIPHTDWIARADELRVPTLLIHSVDDDFVPYEPSRDLAEARPDVIQLETWHTALHCREWNVDPQRWRSVVETFVRTRVAESGRGADDE, encoded by the coding sequence GTGAGCCACGTCATCCGAAGGACAGCGACCGCCGGAGCCGTGGGGGTCACCGTCGCCGGAGCCTCACTCGTCGGGCTCGGCGGCTACTTCGTCCGCCAGATCCTGACACCTGCCAAGACGGTGGCCGAGGACGAGACGGTGCTTGCCGTCGACGCCGACACCGTCACCCTCCGACGCACGCCGGCGTCGGCGTCACCGGGGCGCTACAGCCTGTATTGGCAGTCGTTCTCAGGCCATGCGCGGATCGGGGAGATCCTCCACGAGGACGACGAATCGGTCACTCGCGAGGTGCTGGCGGTCGACTTCGGACGGCTGACCCCCGGCCCGGCCCGGTTCAGCAGCTACTTCTACCCCGCGCCGTCGGTAGAGGACGGCACGAAGCTGCAGGAGATGACGTACGACGGCCCGCTGGGCACCATGCCCGGGTGGGTGAGCGAGCCGGCGCAGCCGCAGGACGACGTGTGGGCGGTCCTCGTGCACGGTCGCGGGGCGTTCCGCGCCGAGGCGCTGCGCGCCGTACCCCTGCTGCACGACCTCGGTCTCGCGATCCTGGTGCCCGGCTACCGCAACGACGTCGACACCCCGCCCAACGCCGACGGTCGCTACCACCTGGGACTGTCCGAATGGCGCGACATCGAAGCTTCGCTCGCGTACGCCGTCGAGCGCGGCGCGCAGCGCATCGTGCTCTTCGGGTGGTCGATGGGCGGCGCGATCGTGCTGCAGCTGCTGGACCACTCGGCGTACGCCGACAAAGTGGTCGGGGTCGTCCTCGACGCCCCGGTGGTGAGCTGGCGGCAGGTCATCGACTCCCATGCGGCCGCGCACCGGCTGCCGCTCGCGCTCAGCCATGCCGCCCAGCGCCTCGTCGGTCAGTCGTGGAGCAAGTCGTTCGGTGGGGTCAGCATGCCGCTGTCGATCCCGCACACCGACTGGATCGCGCGGGCCGACGAACTGAGGGTGCCGACCCTGCTGATCCACTCCGTGGACGACGACTTCGTGCCCTACGAGCCCTCGCGCGACCTGGCCGAGGCCCGACCCGACGTCATCCAGCTCGAGACCTGGCACACCGCGCTGCACTGTCGGGAGTGGAACGTCGACCCGCAGCGGTGGCGCTCCGTGGTCGAGACCTTCGTGCGGACGCGGGTGGCCGAGTCCGGGCGAGGCGCCGACGACGAATAG